Proteins encoded by one window of Rariglobus hedericola:
- a CDS encoding acetyl-CoA C-acyltransferase, which yields MNAPLYIVDGARTPFCKMGSDLATSDAVELGRTAASAVLAQTGLDPALIDEVIFGCVGQPIDAANVSRVLALRAGIPAHVPAITVHRNCASGFEAVTQAAQKIAAGRGDIFLVGGTESMSRYPLIYNDSASRKFTTLSRAKTLPQKLAAFLRFRPSDFSPRISLQLGLTDPVCGLNMGQTAELLARDWQLSRDTQDHFALRSHQRATAARARLADEITAIYPRNAREPSAVLTDNGVRETQTLEALQKLRPLFDRHGGTVTAGNASQITDGAVALLVMSEAALKRTGLTPLGRLVDYAYAGCEPARMGLGPVHAIARAEQRTGLGLADADIIEINEAFAAQVLACQSAARSSDFCRTHLGLDHALGEIPDERLNVNGGAIALGHPVSATGARLVLTALKELQRRRARRALVTLCVGGGQGGALWLEAAS from the coding sequence AGATGGGCAGCGACCTTGCCACGTCCGATGCCGTCGAACTCGGGCGCACCGCCGCCTCCGCCGTCCTCGCGCAAACCGGCCTCGATCCCGCGCTCATCGACGAGGTCATCTTCGGCTGTGTCGGCCAGCCCATCGATGCCGCCAACGTCAGCCGCGTGCTCGCCCTGCGTGCCGGCATTCCCGCCCACGTTCCCGCCATCACCGTCCATCGCAACTGCGCTTCCGGCTTCGAAGCGGTCACTCAGGCCGCCCAAAAAATCGCCGCCGGCCGAGGCGACATCTTTCTCGTCGGCGGCACCGAGAGCATGAGCCGTTATCCGCTCATCTACAACGACAGCGCCTCTCGCAAATTCACGACCCTTTCCCGCGCCAAAACGCTTCCGCAGAAACTCGCGGCATTCCTCCGTTTTCGTCCGTCCGATTTTTCTCCCCGCATCAGCCTGCAACTCGGGCTCACCGATCCGGTGTGCGGTCTTAACATGGGCCAGACCGCCGAGCTCCTCGCCCGCGATTGGCAGCTTTCCCGCGATACGCAGGATCATTTCGCACTTCGGTCCCACCAACGCGCCACCGCCGCCCGCGCGCGTCTCGCCGACGAAATCACTGCCATTTATCCACGCAACGCCCGAGAACCCTCCGCGGTTTTGACCGACAACGGCGTGCGTGAAACGCAGACGCTCGAAGCCTTGCAAAAGCTTCGTCCGCTCTTTGATCGTCATGGCGGCACGGTGACCGCCGGCAACGCCTCGCAAATCACCGACGGCGCGGTCGCCTTGCTGGTCATGAGCGAAGCCGCCCTGAAGCGCACCGGCCTCACCCCGCTCGGCCGCCTCGTCGATTACGCCTACGCCGGCTGCGAGCCCGCACGCATGGGCTTAGGGCCGGTTCATGCCATCGCTCGTGCCGAACAACGCACCGGTCTCGGGCTCGCCGACGCCGACATCATCGAGATCAACGAAGCGTTCGCCGCTCAGGTTCTCGCCTGCCAGTCGGCCGCACGCTCTTCGGATTTTTGCCGCACACACCTTGGTCTCGATCACGCACTCGGCGAGATCCCCGACGAGCGCCTCAACGTCAACGGCGGTGCCATCGCGCTCGGCCATCCGGTCAGTGCAACCGGCGCCCGTCTCGTGCTCACCGCCCTCAAAGAACTGCAACGCCGTCGCGCCCGTCGCGCC